One part of the Bacillus solimangrovi genome encodes these proteins:
- a CDS encoding NADH-quinone oxidoreductase subunit A: MTDFFQYQNNYLIVVAFLLLGILLPVVALTAGRFLRPNKPTIEKQTTYESGIEPFHDARVRFNVRYYIFALMFVIFDVETVFLYPWAVAYDKLGIFALIEMLIFVVMLLIGLIYAWKKKVLKWS, translated from the coding sequence ATGACAGATTTCTTTCAATATCAAAACAATTACCTGATTGTTGTTGCTTTTCTGTTATTGGGGATTCTCTTACCTGTTGTAGCTTTAACGGCGGGACGTTTTCTGAGACCAAATAAACCAACTATTGAAAAGCAAACAACTTATGAGAGTGGGATTGAACCCTTTCATGATGCACGTGTACGTTTTAATGTGCGTTATTATATTTTTGCATTAATGTTCGTTATTTTTGATGTTGAAACAGTCTTTTTATACCCGTGGGCAGTAGCCTACGATAAGTTAGGTATATTTGCTTTAATTGAAATGTTAATATTTGTTGTAATGTTATTGATTGGACTAATTTATGCATGGAAGAAGAAGGTGTTGAAATGGAGCTAA
- a CDS encoding NuoB/complex I 20 kDa subunit family protein, whose protein sequence is MELNLENITPEEHEELKRNVFFTTLEQLKAWARSNSIWPMTFGLACCAIEMMGVGASHYDLDRFGSFFRTSPRQSDCMIVSGTVTKKMAPIVKRLYDQMPEPKWVIAMGSCATAGGPYVKSYAVVKGVDQIVPVDVYIPGCPPNPAALIYGINKLQEKIRYEAKTGKPVINQ, encoded by the coding sequence ATGGAGCTAAACTTAGAGAATATAACTCCTGAAGAGCACGAAGAATTAAAACGTAATGTATTCTTTACCACGTTAGAGCAATTGAAAGCTTGGGCGCGGAGTAACTCCATTTGGCCAATGACATTTGGGCTTGCTTGTTGTGCAATTGAAATGATGGGTGTGGGAGCATCTCACTATGACCTTGACCGATTTGGATCATTTTTTCGAACTTCACCAAGACAATCTGATTGTATGATTGTTTCTGGAACAGTTACGAAGAAGATGGCTCCAATTGTAAAACGTCTATACGATCAAATGCCTGAACCGAAATGGGTAATTGCTATGGGTTCATGTGCAACAGCTGGAGGACCTTATGTGAAATCATACGCTGTTGTAAAAGGTGTTGATCAAATCGTACCAGTGGATGTCTATATTCCAGGATGTCCACCGAATCCTGCTGCACTAATTTATGGGATTAATAAATTGCAGGAAAAAATTCGCTATGAAGCTAAGACTGGGAAGCCGGTGATTAATCAATGA
- a CDS encoding NADH-quinone oxidoreductase subunit C — MTDKDNEQLKREAAERAKELARKKLAEKKLNEETKAISKEDEAKAKAAAAAKAKAAALAKQKAKQKAESETRSSDEEKAKAKAKAAAAAKAKAAALAKQKAKQKAESETGSSDEEKEKAKAKAAAAAKAKAAALAKQKAKQKAESETGSNDEEKAKAKAKAVAVAKAKAAATAKMKAKGTASSTDDEKAKAIAAAKAKAVAAAKAKAAATAKGTTSDDTEEEKPSPNQPLLDKFINVINSNLGSDLLEDSYINRLSKDVPTFVAKRDTYFKLAEFLKYNEQLSFEYLSELHGTDFETHMEVYVHLYSYKNRQSVALKVKIDREKPEIESLAGVWNGADWPEREAYDLLGIVFTNHPNLKRILLADDWIGHPMRKDYEPYDVEV; from the coding sequence ATGACCGATAAAGATAATGAACAGTTGAAACGAGAAGCCGCTGAACGTGCAAAAGAATTAGCTAGAAAAAAGCTTGCTGAAAAAAAGTTAAATGAAGAAACGAAAGCGATTTCAAAAGAAGATGAAGCGAAAGCGAAGGCAGCTGCAGCAGCAAAGGCGAAAGCAGCGGCACTAGCGAAGCAAAAAGCAAAACAGAAAGCAGAATCGGAAACTAGAAGTAGTGACGAAGAAAAGGCAAAAGCGAAAGCGAAGGCAGCCGCAGCAGCAAAGGCGAAAGCAGCGGCACTAGCGAAGCAAAAAGCAAAACAGAAAGCAGAATCGGAAACTGGAAGCAGTGACGAAGAAAAGGAAAAAGCGAAAGCGAAGGCGGCTGCAGCAGCAAAGGCGAAAGCAGCGGCACTAGCGAAGCAAAAAGCAAAACAGAAAGCAGAATCGGAAACTGGAAGCAATGACGAAGAAAAGGCAAAAGCGAAAGCGAAGGCAGTTGCAGTAGCAAAGGCGAAGGCTGCAGCAACTGCAAAAATGAAAGCAAAGGGGACAGCTTCTTCAACGGATGATGAGAAAGCGAAAGCGATTGCAGCAGCAAAGGCAAAAGCAGTCGCAGCTGCCAAAGCTAAAGCAGCAGCAACTGCTAAAGGAACTACTAGTGATGATACCGAAGAGGAAAAACCTTCACCAAACCAACCTTTACTTGATAAGTTTATAAATGTTATCAATAGTAACTTAGGCTCTGACCTATTAGAAGATTCATATATTAATCGTTTATCAAAGGATGTACCAACATTTGTTGCAAAACGAGATACATATTTTAAGCTTGCTGAATTTCTTAAATACAATGAGCAGTTAAGCTTTGAATATTTAAGTGAGTTGCACGGAACCGATTTTGAAACACATATGGAAGTCTATGTTCATCTATACTCTTATAAAAATCGTCAATCAGTAGCGTTAAAAGTGAAAATTGACCGCGAAAAGCCCGAAATTGAGTCATTGGCAGGTGTTTGGAACGGTGCAGATTGGCCAGAGCGTGAAGCTTATGACTTATTAGGAATCGTATTTACTAATCATCCTAATTTAAAGCGCATTCTATTAGCAGATGATTGGATTGGGCATCCGATGCGTAAAGACTATGAGCCATATGATGTGGAGGTGTAG
- a CDS encoding NADH-quinone oxidoreductase subunit D, with the protein MIRTEEMLLNVGPQHPSTHGVFRLVLKIDGEIITEATPVIGYLHRGTEKLAEDLQYTQIIPYTDRMDYLSAMTNNYVLCHAVETMMDLEVPERAEYLRVIVMELGRLASHLVWYGTYLLDIGALSPFLFAFREREMIINLLNELSGARLTFNYMRVGGVKWDAPDGWIDKVREFLPYMREQLAGYHELVTGNEIFLNRVKGVGQYTREEALEYSLSGVGLRCTGENWDLRKDEPYSIYDRFDFDVPTRTGGDAWARYECRMEEIEQCIRIVEQAVEQFPSEGKIMAKVPRIIKAPKGEAYVRIESPRGEIGCYIASDGKKEPYRLKFRRPSFYNLQILPKLLKGQNIANVVAILGSIDIVLGEVDG; encoded by the coding sequence ATGATTAGAACGGAAGAAATGTTATTAAATGTAGGTCCACAACATCCAAGTACACATGGAGTTTTCCGTCTCGTTCTAAAAATTGACGGGGAAATAATTACTGAAGCTACACCTGTAATCGGTTACTTGCATCGTGGAACAGAAAAGTTGGCCGAAGATTTACAATATACTCAAATTATCCCATATACAGACCGAATGGATTATCTCTCAGCAATGACAAACAACTATGTCCTTTGTCATGCTGTTGAGACGATGATGGATCTTGAGGTTCCTGAGCGTGCTGAATATTTACGGGTAATTGTTATGGAGCTTGGACGATTAGCAAGTCATCTCGTTTGGTACGGAACATATTTATTAGATATTGGCGCATTAAGCCCGTTTTTATTTGCATTTCGTGAACGTGAGATGATCATAAACTTACTAAACGAACTCTCAGGTGCTCGTCTTACATTTAACTATATGCGTGTAGGTGGTGTGAAATGGGATGCACCAGACGGATGGATTGATAAAGTAAGAGAGTTCCTTCCTTATATGAGAGAACAGCTAGCGGGTTACCATGAGCTTGTAACAGGTAATGAGATTTTCCTTAACCGTGTTAAAGGAGTAGGTCAGTATACTCGTGAAGAAGCATTGGAATATTCACTAAGTGGAGTTGGTCTCCGTTGTACGGGTGAAAATTGGGATTTACGAAAAGATGAACCATATTCAATTTATGACCGCTTTGATTTTGATGTACCAACACGCACAGGTGGTGATGCGTGGGCAAGGTATGAGTGCCGTATGGAAGAAATTGAACAATGTATTCGAATTGTTGAACAAGCAGTCGAACAATTTCCAAGTGAAGGCAAGATCATGGCAAAAGTTCCACGAATTATTAAAGCTCCAAAAGGTGAAGCATATGTACGAATTGAGTCTCCGCGTGGTGAAATTGGTTGTTATATTGCAAGTGATGGTAAGAAGGAACCGTATCGTTTGAAATTCCGTAGACCATCATTTTATAATTTGCAAATTCTTCCCAAATTGTTAAAGGGGCAAAATATCGCCAATGTAGTTGCTATTTTAGGTAGTATTGATATCGTACTTGGGGAGGTTGATGGCTAA
- the nuoH gene encoding NADH-quinone oxidoreductase subunit NuoH, whose product MIDSLLQSSPTVWTFGAFFALGAGLLAVVLGFVTYGILAERKVMGFMQARLGPSRVGGKWGLLQTVADVLKLLLKEDSIPKAADKPLFVLAPVLAFAPAFMVLAVMPFTEVFHFADIGIGLLYYIAISGITTVGVVTGGWASNNKYALLGGMRAAAQMISYEIPLVMSVIGVVLFAGTLNLMEIVEAQKNVAFIFLQPIGFVVFFISAVAELNRTPFDLPEAESELVAGFHVEYSGFRWAFFMLAEYVYFFAMSSLITVLFLGGWNPIPFLGFIPGPIWFALKFSAIVFVMIWFRATFPRVRADQLMEFAWKVLLPIALANIFLTAIVKELFF is encoded by the coding sequence ATGATTGATAGTTTATTGCAGTCATCTCCTACTGTATGGACTTTTGGGGCTTTCTTTGCATTAGGTGCAGGGTTGCTTGCCGTTGTGCTTGGTTTTGTAACGTATGGTATCCTTGCTGAACGTAAAGTTATGGGATTTATGCAGGCTCGTCTAGGTCCATCACGAGTTGGAGGTAAATGGGGGTTGCTCCAAACAGTAGCTGACGTTTTGAAGCTCTTATTAAAGGAAGATTCCATTCCAAAGGCAGCTGATAAACCATTATTCGTTCTTGCCCCTGTGTTAGCGTTCGCACCGGCATTTATGGTCCTTGCTGTTATGCCATTTACTGAAGTCTTCCATTTTGCTGATATTGGTATTGGGTTATTGTATTATATTGCTATTTCAGGTATCACGACAGTTGGTGTTGTGACTGGTGGATGGGCTTCGAATAATAAATATGCATTACTTGGTGGTATGCGTGCAGCTGCCCAAATGATTTCGTATGAGATTCCACTCGTTATGTCAGTAATTGGTGTTGTGTTATTTGCAGGAACCCTTAATTTAATGGAGATTGTTGAAGCACAGAAGAATGTTGCATTTATTTTCTTGCAACCAATTGGTTTTGTTGTTTTCTTCATATCTGCAGTAGCGGAACTTAACCGAACACCGTTTGATTTACCTGAAGCTGAGTCAGAATTAGTAGCTGGCTTCCATGTCGAATATTCAGGTTTTCGTTGGGCATTTTTTATGCTTGCTGAATATGTATACTTTTTTGCAATGTCGTCACTCATTACAGTTTTATTCCTAGGTGGTTGGAACCCTATTCCGTTTTTAGGTTTTATACCGGGTCCAATCTGGTTTGCATTGAAGTTTAGTGCGATTGTATTCGTGATGATTTGGTTCCGTGCTACATTTCCTAGGGTACGGGCAGACCAGTTAATGGAGTTTGCATGGAAAGTTTTATTACCAATCGCGTTAGCTAATATTTTCTTAACTGCAATTGTGAAAGAATTATTCTTTTAA
- the nuoI gene encoding NADH-quinone oxidoreductase subunit NuoI: MLGLAKGLKFTLKSLTKKGVTYEYPDKPLPVPDRFRGIQKFYPEKCIVCNQCANICPTDCIQLTGKKHPDPNKKGKVIDTYDINFEICILCDLCTEVCPTEAIVMTNNFELAEYSRDDLFKNLEWLDENDENVREENKA; the protein is encoded by the coding sequence ATGCTCGGTTTAGCAAAAGGATTGAAATTTACCCTAAAGAGCTTAACGAAAAAGGGTGTAACGTATGAATATCCAGATAAACCACTTCCAGTACCAGATCGTTTTAGAGGTATTCAGAAGTTTTATCCGGAAAAATGTATTGTCTGTAATCAGTGTGCGAATATTTGCCCAACTGACTGTATTCAGTTGACAGGAAAGAAACATCCAGACCCGAATAAAAAAGGAAAAGTCATTGATACGTATGATATTAATTTCGAAATCTGTATTTTATGTGATTTGTGCACAGAGGTATGTCCAACAGAAGCGATTGTCATGACGAATAATTTTGAGCTTGCTGAATATAGCAGAGATGATCTTTTCAAGAACTTAGAATGGCTTGATGAGAACGATGAGAACGTACGAGAGGAGAATAAGGCATGA
- a CDS encoding NADH-quinone oxidoreductase subunit J codes for MSGEFFIFTVLAFIAIICGVLMLNLTKVVHMVVALVFSFLSIAGLYVLLSAEFVAIVQVLVYSGAITIIMLFGIMLTRYNDEGEQKASTMRMLLVGIGTAVFFLVIYLGIHDLTLGDQATNLHIDNTQKIGIELYSKYVIPFELTSVVLLVALIGAIILAKKDDEEAENE; via the coding sequence ATGAGTGGTGAATTTTTCATATTTACAGTTTTGGCGTTCATTGCGATTATTTGCGGTGTACTCATGCTGAACTTAACGAAAGTAGTTCATATGGTTGTTGCTCTCGTATTTTCGTTCTTATCTATTGCAGGGTTATATGTGTTACTCTCTGCAGAGTTTGTCGCTATTGTGCAAGTTCTTGTCTATTCAGGTGCAATTACAATCATCATGTTATTTGGTATTATGCTTACCCGTTACAATGATGAGGGAGAACAAAAGGCATCAACGATGCGCATGCTTCTCGTAGGGATTGGGACAGCTGTGTTCTTTTTGGTTATCTACTTAGGTATCCATGATTTAACACTTGGAGATCAAGCGACAAATCTGCATATTGATAATACTCAAAAAATAGGAATTGAGCTTTATTCAAAGTATGTTATTCCATTTGAGCTAACATCTGTTGTTCTTCTAGTGGCATTAATTGGGGCTATTATTTTAGCTAAGAAGGATGATGAGGAGGCAGAGAACGAATGA
- the nuoK gene encoding NADH-quinone oxidoreductase subunit NuoK — MSNIPLSVYLVTALALFCIGLFGALTKRNVVIVLICIELMLNAANINFVAFSKYGVNPNITGQVFSLFSISIAAAEVAIGLAILIALYRNRSTVNVDEVNSMKH, encoded by the coding sequence ATGAGTAATATCCCATTATCTGTTTACTTAGTAACGGCTTTAGCATTATTTTGTATTGGGTTGTTCGGTGCATTAACGAAACGTAACGTTGTAATCGTGTTAATTTGTATTGAGCTTATGTTAAACGCAGCGAATATAAATTTTGTTGCGTTTAGTAAATATGGAGTTAATCCAAATATTACAGGACAGGTCTTCTCATTATTTTCGATTTCGATTGCAGCTGCTGAAGTTGCAATTGGGCTAGCGATCTTAATTGCACTATATCGCAATCGTTCAACTGTAAATGTAGATGAAGTGAACTCGATGAAACATTAG
- the nuoL gene encoding NADH-quinone oxidoreductase subunit L yields the protein MMENAWLIPLFPFLSFIFLILFGRKMKENSAYVGMLATLASLVISIGALFARFQHGNVKVEGTWLTIQNVNLTFGFEVNQLNALMLVIVSLVSFLVHMYSKGYMKGDDRISVFYAYLGLFTFAMLSLVISPNLLQVYMFWELVGLGSFLLIGFYFYNGDAKAAAKKAFIVTRIGDVGFFIGIMLIFWQVGSFEYDEIFKAVQSGTIDTSTLTLAAILVFVGAVGKSGQFPLHTWLPDAMEGPTPVSALIHAATMVAAGVYLVASLFPLYEASETAMSTIAFVGGFTAIFAASIGLVQTDIKRVLAYSTVSQLGYMMLALGSAGYVAGVFHLMTHAFFKALLFLAAGSVIHATNTQNIEEMGGLWKKMKFTGPLFLIGTLAISGVPFFSGFFSKDEILLAAWADGRYELFWVAVIAALFTAFYMFRLFFMVFTGEPRSEQKHVHESPAVMTIPMIVLGFLAIFSGYVNTPWFGTFLGDWLTDGTLIAHASEHIAGAEWIMILAVGSSVMGIFLAYLIYGNQFIGRDWLTKYSITPHTILYNKYFVDEFYNMTVVYATRTVGYLFRYIDEFIVEGIVGATAAFTHGLGRIGSRLQNGQVQVYGAVAFLGLTVLLVILAVTGGYFG from the coding sequence ATGATGGAAAATGCATGGCTAATACCGCTCTTTCCTTTTCTTTCATTTATCTTCCTAATATTATTTGGGAGAAAGATGAAAGAGAATAGTGCCTATGTTGGGATGCTTGCTACGTTAGCGTCGCTCGTTATATCAATTGGTGCATTATTTGCTCGCTTTCAACACGGTAATGTAAAGGTAGAGGGTACATGGCTAACAATTCAAAACGTGAACTTAACGTTTGGTTTTGAAGTTAATCAACTAAATGCACTCATGTTAGTGATCGTTTCACTTGTTAGTTTTCTCGTACATATGTATTCGAAAGGTTATATGAAGGGAGATGACCGAATCAGTGTCTTTTATGCTTATCTCGGTTTGTTTACCTTTGCAATGCTTTCATTAGTTATTTCCCCTAACCTGCTTCAAGTTTATATGTTTTGGGAACTTGTTGGTTTAGGATCATTCTTGTTAATCGGTTTTTATTTTTATAACGGAGATGCAAAGGCAGCTGCCAAAAAAGCATTCATTGTCACTCGTATCGGTGACGTCGGTTTCTTCATCGGTATTATGTTGATATTTTGGCAGGTTGGTAGTTTTGAATATGATGAGATTTTTAAAGCTGTTCAATCAGGAACAATCGACACAAGCACGCTAACATTAGCAGCAATATTGGTTTTTGTAGGAGCAGTTGGGAAGTCTGGTCAATTTCCTCTACATACGTGGCTTCCTGATGCAATGGAAGGTCCTACGCCAGTTTCAGCATTAATTCACGCAGCGACAATGGTAGCAGCTGGTGTCTATCTTGTAGCATCATTATTTCCTCTATATGAAGCAAGTGAGACAGCGATGTCAACTATTGCTTTCGTTGGCGGATTTACTGCCATTTTTGCAGCAAGTATCGGGCTTGTTCAAACCGATATTAAGCGAGTTCTCGCTTATTCAACAGTCAGTCAGCTCGGTTATATGATGTTGGCTTTAGGTTCAGCTGGATATGTAGCAGGAGTTTTTCATTTGATGACGCATGCTTTCTTCAAAGCATTATTATTTTTAGCGGCAGGTAGTGTTATTCATGCTACAAATACTCAAAACATTGAAGAAATGGGCGGTCTTTGGAAGAAGATGAAGTTTACAGGCCCACTATTTTTGATTGGAACATTAGCAATTAGTGGTGTGCCATTCTTCTCAGGTTTTTTTAGTAAAGATGAAATATTACTCGCTGCTTGGGCAGATGGAAGATACGAACTATTCTGGGTAGCCGTTATTGCAGCATTATTTACTGCTTTTTATATGTTCCGATTGTTTTTTATGGTGTTTACAGGTGAACCTCGTAGTGAGCAAAAACATGTTCATGAATCACCAGCTGTAATGACGATTCCGATGATTGTGCTCGGTTTTTTAGCAATCTTCTCAGGATATGTGAATACACCATGGTTTGGAACTTTCCTAGGAGATTGGTTAACTGATGGCACGTTAATTGCACATGCAAGTGAGCATATTGCAGGTGCTGAATGGATTATGATTCTAGCCGTCGGTTCTTCTGTAATGGGGATCTTCCTTGCATATTTAATCTATGGAAATCAATTTATTGGACGTGATTGGTTAACGAAATATAGCATTACACCACATACGATACTATATAACAAATATTTTGTTGATGAATTTTATAATATGACTGTTGTTTATGCAACACGTACGGTCGGTTATTTATTCCGTTACATTGATGAATTCATAGTGGAAGGGATTGTTGGTGCAACTGCAGCCTTTACCCATGGACTCGGTAGAATTGGCTCACGGTTACAAAATGGTCAAGTTCAAGTATATGGTGCTGTTGCATTTCTCGGACTGACTGTACTTCTCGTAATCCTTGCTGTAACAGGGGGGTATTTTGGATGA
- a CDS encoding complex I subunit 4 family protein, which produces MSGMLLSMLVFSPLVGIVILAFLPKNNEKLIKIVGFCATLLPLILAFIIYGGFNQAETNSQFVESYRWLAFGDSKDLPIQQLVINYELGITGLSLVLILLTAIVATLASIASIHIKKEWKGYFMLFLLLELGMLGVFASENLLLFFVFFELTLVPMFFLIGKWGYDDKERAAYSFLIFNGIGSAILLIVFAALFAKTGTLNINQLVEIMSFPDKHLANFGISESFRFGIATALLIAFGVKLPIFPLHSWMLRVHVQAPPAIVMIHSGILLKIGAYGLIRLGIGVFPDEFQSMAAVLAVLGVINLLYGAFLALIQSDFKMVLAYSSISHMGIVLIGLGAMNSSGIQGAIFQVISHGLISALLFFLIGVIYERVGTSRIDNLGGLAKVMPITSGFLLAGAMASLGLPGMSGFVSEFMAFLGLFGTMPLIAAIGALGIILTAAYLLRAVLNVTFGKTKTYKNEIRDIQPIEAVPIVVLLGFIIGIGVFPNILSQSLQTTLELIMLGIGG; this is translated from the coding sequence ATGAGTGGAATGTTACTTTCAATGTTAGTTTTCTCCCCGTTGGTAGGGATTGTTATATTAGCTTTTTTACCGAAAAATAATGAAAAGCTTATTAAAATAGTAGGGTTTTGTGCAACGCTCTTGCCATTGATATTAGCTTTTATCATTTATGGTGGCTTTAATCAAGCTGAAACAAATAGTCAATTTGTAGAAAGTTATCGATGGCTTGCATTTGGTGATAGTAAGGATTTACCGATTCAGCAACTTGTTATTAATTATGAACTTGGTATTACCGGTTTATCACTAGTGCTCATTTTGTTAACAGCAATCGTTGCCACATTAGCATCAATTGCATCGATTCATATTAAGAAGGAGTGGAAAGGTTATTTCATGCTCTTTCTACTATTAGAGCTAGGCATGCTCGGTGTATTTGCATCTGAGAATTTACTCTTATTCTTTGTGTTTTTTGAGTTAACACTTGTTCCAATGTTCTTCTTAATTGGAAAATGGGGGTACGATGACAAAGAGCGTGCGGCATATTCTTTCTTAATCTTTAACGGAATTGGATCTGCGATTTTATTAATCGTATTTGCTGCTCTGTTTGCGAAGACAGGCACATTAAATATTAACCAACTCGTAGAGATAATGTCGTTCCCAGATAAACATCTTGCTAATTTTGGAATTTCAGAAAGTTTTCGTTTCGGTATAGCAACTGCATTGCTCATTGCATTTGGAGTAAAGCTTCCGATCTTTCCATTGCATAGTTGGATGTTGCGTGTACACGTACAAGCACCACCTGCTATCGTTATGATTCACTCTGGTATTCTACTAAAGATTGGTGCGTACGGATTAATTCGTTTAGGAATTGGGGTTTTTCCAGATGAATTTCAGAGTATGGCAGCAGTGTTAGCAGTGCTTGGTGTTATAAACTTGCTTTATGGAGCTTTCCTTGCTCTTATTCAATCTGATTTTAAAATGGTGCTTGCATATTCAAGTATTTCTCATATGGGTATTGTTTTAATAGGATTAGGTGCAATGAATAGTTCAGGAATACAAGGAGCAATTTTTCAAGTTATTTCTCACGGATTAATATCAGCACTCTTGTTCTTCCTCATTGGTGTCATATATGAACGTGTTGGTACGTCTAGAATTGATAATTTGGGTGGATTAGCGAAGGTTATGCCAATTACGTCAGGATTTCTATTAGCGGGTGCAATGGCATCACTAGGGTTACCAGGTATGTCAGGGTTTGTTAGTGAGTTTATGGCATTCCTTGGGTTGTTTGGGACAATGCCACTTATCGCAGCGATTGGTGCATTAGGGATTATTTTAACAGCAGCCTATTTATTGCGAGCAGTATTAAACGTAACGTTTGGTAAAACGAAAACATACAAAAATGAAATTCGAGATATTCAGCCAATTGAGGCCGTCCCGATTGTTGTGTTACTTGGATTTATCATTGGTATTGGCGTCTTTCCGAACATCTTATCACAATCATTACAAACGACATTAGAATTAATCATGTTAGGGATAGGGGGGTAA
- the nuoN gene encoding NADH-quinone oxidoreductase subunit NuoN, giving the protein MDLETLLSYQWGAMAPEFVILGVATLLSLLDLFMSKDKDRKKLAWVGLGGIIIALIFLLGQLNDPVTIILHETYRLDSFAKAFKLIFLVGGAFVFLIAASYEPKEGLQDRGEFYYLFLTAMLGAMMMASSADLITLYVGLELLSLSSYILVGLRKKNKQSNEAALKYVINGGISTAITLFGMSYIYGLSGSTNLYEISNQLGGLLTGELQYIASIAFLMMFVGLSFKIAAVPFQMWAPDVYQGAPTPVTAFLSVISKTAGFVIILRLFVVTFIQAPGIGGQLPLIVSMQSYLAVIAGVTIIIGNTIALKQHNMKRLFAYSSIAHAGYLIVPFVAFSAFMFESIWFYLIAYLFMNLGAFALLQVMIKQSDSEDVTAFAGLYERSPWLAILMSIFILSLAGIPGTMGFIGKFNIFVGILTARPSHYMLAALMMTGTVISYFYYFKIMQQMFFRRASQVTAIKLPVGITVVVVLCALGTLLFGILPNVAMDFFYESFNFTDFFSQ; this is encoded by the coding sequence ATGGATCTCGAAACATTATTAAGCTATCAATGGGGTGCTATGGCTCCAGAATTCGTGATTCTTGGCGTTGCAACCCTACTCTCATTACTCGATTTATTCATGAGCAAAGACAAAGATAGAAAGAAGCTTGCATGGGTTGGTTTAGGTGGTATTATTATTGCGCTCATTTTCTTACTTGGGCAGCTAAACGATCCAGTGACGATTATCCTACATGAAACGTATCGCTTAGATTCGTTTGCTAAAGCATTTAAGCTAATCTTTCTTGTTGGTGGTGCATTTGTCTTCTTAATAGCAGCTAGCTATGAACCGAAGGAAGGATTGCAAGATCGTGGAGAATTTTACTATTTATTTTTGACGGCGATGCTTGGTGCAATGATGATGGCTTCAAGTGCGGATTTGATCACATTATATGTTGGTCTTGAATTGCTATCTCTTTCTTCGTATATTTTAGTTGGTTTACGTAAGAAAAATAAGCAATCGAATGAAGCGGCATTAAAATATGTCATTAATGGTGGAATTTCAACAGCGATTACGTTATTTGGAATGAGTTATATTTACGGTCTTTCAGGTTCTACAAACTTATATGAAATAAGTAATCAGCTCGGTGGTTTATTAACTGGAGAATTGCAATATATCGCTTCAATTGCGTTCTTGATGATGTTTGTCGGTTTGTCATTCAAAATTGCGGCAGTACCTTTTCAAATGTGGGCACCAGATGTATATCAAGGTGCACCAACACCTGTAACAGCTTTTCTGAGTGTTATTTCTAAGACGGCAGGGTTTGTTATTATCCTTCGTTTATTTGTTGTTACTTTTATCCAAGCACCTGGTATTGGCGGGCAGTTACCGTTAATTGTTTCAATGCAAAGCTATTTAGCTGTTATTGCCGGTGTGACTATTATTATTGGGAACACGATTGCATTGAAACAACATAATATGAAACGTTTATTTGCATATTCTAGTATTGCGCATGCTGGTTATTTAATTGTACCGTTTGTTGCTTTCTCAGCTTTCATGTTTGAAAGCATCTGGTTTTATCTCATTGCTTACTTATTTATGAATTTAGGGGCATTCGCTTTGCTTCAAGTGATGATTAAACAATCGGATAGTGAAGATGTGACTGCGTTTGCAGGATTATATGAACGTTCACCTTGGTTAGCGATTTTAATGAGTATTTTCATCCTCTCATTAGCAGGTATTCCTGGTACAATGGGTTTCATCGGTAAATTTAACATTTTTGTCGGCATACTCACCGCACGTCCATCTCATTACATGTTAGCGGCATTAATGATGACAGGTACAGTTATTTCGTATTTCTATTATTTCAAAATCATGCAACAAATGTTTTTCCGTCGTGCCTCACAAGTGACTGCAATTAAGCTTCCAGTAGGTATTACCGTTGTTGTTGTTTTATGTGCACTAGGTACGTTACTGTTTGGGATTTTACCTAATGTAGCAATGGATTTCTTTTATGAAAGCTTTAATTTTACAGACTTTTTTAGTCAATAA
- a CDS encoding DUF1146 family protein, whose amino-acid sequence MEVNIAQQAMLGIIVHLAFFAITWWALQGIKIEMILKKGKVGHARVLLILLTITIGSAVSNFFLDYLFWSRQIPNLF is encoded by the coding sequence ATGGAGGTTAATATTGCACAGCAGGCGATGCTTGGGATAATCGTTCACCTTGCTTTTTTCGCAATTACGTGGTGGGCATTACAGGGGATAAAAATTGAAATGATCCTGAAGAAAGGCAAGGTAGGTCACGCTAGAGTATTGCTCATTTTATTAACGATTACAATTGGATCAGCAGTGAGCAATTTCTTTTTGGATTATCTGTTTTGGTCTCGACAAATTCCAAATTTGTTTTAA